The Pyxidicoccus sp. MSG2 DNA segment CGCCGGAGTCCTTCGACATGTGCCCCGTGTTGCTGACCCACCCGGCCGCGGACCGGTGGACGCCCGTCTCCGCGTCCCAGCCGTTCTTCGACCGCCTGCGCGTGCCGAAGCGGCGGGTGATGCTGGAGAACGCCGGCCACTTTCCGGTGGAGGAGCCCGGCGTGTCGCAGCTCCGCCAGGCCATGTCCGACTTCCTGCGCGAGCGGGCCGCGCATCCACGGTAGGGGTGGCCCTCGCCTGAGTGCTGCTCCGCTGCTCCCGGCCACCGGGAAGCCAGTGGGCCCGTTCGTGGGAGAACGGGTGGCGGCTGTCACCGTGTGGCGCGACGCGTCGCGAGCGCGAGCCCGTGCAGGTGCTTCCCCTCTCCGGGCGCGTTCGGTTACATCCGTGTCACGCGAGTGACTCCGAAGTGTGAGCCCGAGCCGTGCGCGGGGTGAACCGGGGCCAGTCGGAGCGTCGCGAGGCCCCAGGGGCCGGGTGGGTGTCACGAGGTCCTGTGTCCGGGGGGAGGCTTCAGGAGCGCCCGCCGCCATGCCGACACAGGAGCGAGCGACAACATGAGTGAGCAGAGGCGGAAGTACAGCGCGCTGGCGCTGGTGACGATGCTGCTGGTGGTGCCCGCGTGCTCGGACGACCCGGAAGAGGTGCCCCAGCAGGACGCGGGGCCCCAGGTGCGGGACGCGGGCCACGACGCGGGTACGTCCGGGGAGGACTCGGGCACGGTTGACGCGGGTGATGATGCGGGCACGTCCGGGGAAGACTCGGGTACCGCCGATGCGGGCGACGATGCAGGCTCGTCCGGGGAGGACTCGGGCACTCCGGACGCGGGTGGCGACGCGGGTACGCAGTTGCCGCCGCTGGAGGTGACGCAGGGCTGCAACCCGATTGCGGCGGAGCATGACTGCCTCCTGCCGTTCCCCTCGGACTACTTCCTCGCGGAGGACGCGACGCTGCCCTCGGGCCACCGCGTGCGCCTCACCGAGGCGGCGAAGCTGAAGATGCCGGATGGTGGCTCGTTCGACTTCACGGACCTCCACCCGGCGGATGGCTGGTCTCATGGCACGCAGGTGCTCGCGCTCTTCCCGGGCGGCGTGGATGCCACGAACCTCCCAGCGCTGGCGAGCCCGACGGCGGCGACCACGGGGAGCACGGTGCTGCTCGACGCGGAGCGGGGCGAGGGCGTGCTCCACTTCGCGGAGCTGGACCCGCGCGCTTCGAGCGACGCCCGCCGCGCGCTGTTCGTGAGGCCGCTGGCCCGGCTGCGCAATGGGGCCCGCTACATCGTCGCGCTGCGCGGGCTGAAGGCGAAGGACGGCACCCCGGTGCCCGTGCCCGAGGGCTTCCGCCGCATCCGAGACGGGCAGACAGCGGGCGACCCGCTCCTGGCGCCGATTGCGGCGCGGTACGAAGAGGACGTCTTCCCGGCACTGGCGGCCGCGGGAGTGCCGCGCGCGGAATTGCAGCTCGCGTGGGACTTCACCACCGAGTCGGAGGAGAACGTCACCCGGGACATGCTCGACGTGCGGAGCCTGGCGATGGAGGCGCTGGCGGCCACTCCACCCGCCGTCACGGTGACGGAGGTGAAGGATGACGTGGACGCGAACGTCGCCCGCCGCATCAAGGGCACGATTCTCGTACCCCTCTTCCTGGAGAGCACCCAGCCGGGAGCGCTGCTGACGCGGGACACGCAGGGCCGCGTGCGGCGCAACGGTGAGGCGGCCGTGCCCTTCACGCTGCAGATTCCCCGGAGTGTCTGGGGGCAGGGCGTGGCGCCGGTGCGCTTCATCCAGTACGGACACGGCTTCTTCGGGAGCCAGGCCGAGGCGGATGGCTTGTTCGTGCGGCCGTTCATCCAGGCGACGCAGACGGTGGTGATGACGGTGGACTGGTGGGGCATGTCCAACGTGGACGCCCCGGGCGTGCTGCAGGCAATGGGCAGCAATCCCACCCAGACGCTGCGCTTCACCGACCGCGTGCACCAGGGCATGGCGAATCAACTCGCCGTCACCTACGCGGCGCGCACCACGCTCAAGGAAGTGCCGGAGCTGCAGGACAAGGGCGTGCTCGTATATGACCCGGAGCAGACGTACTTCTACGGCATCAGCCAGGGGCACATCCTGGGAGGCACCTACGTGGCGCTCTCGCCGCACGTCTCGCGAGCGGTGCTGAGCGTGGGCGGGGCGGACTTCTCGCTGATGATGTTCCGGGCGAGGCCCTTCAGCCCGTTCCTCAACAGCATCGCCCAGACGGTGCCGGACGCGCTGGACCAGCAGAAGTTCGCGGCGCTGACGCAGACGGGCTTCGACCGCATCGACCCGATGACCTACGCGCGGCATGTCCTGACGGACCTGTACCCGGGAGCACCGGCGTCGCGCCGGGTGCTGGCGCAGTACGGCCTGGGAGACGCGTCCGTGCCCAACGTGGCGACGGAGCTGCACGCGCGGGCGATGGGGCTGACACAACAGCTCCCGGCGACGTGGCGCGTGCCGCTGCTGGCCGCGCAGGAGGGGGCGATTGATGGCTCCGGGCTGGTGCAGTTCGACTTCGGGCTGCCCGCGCCGCTGCCGGGGACGGAGGCAAACCTCCCGGCGCAGGACAACGCCGTGCACGAGGGCGTCCGCCGGGACGATGAAGGCCGCGAGCAGGTGAACCGCTTCCTGCGGCCGGACGGGCAGGTGGAAGTCACGTGCTCCGGCATCTGCCGGGGCGGGAACTGAGGGCGGGGTAGGGGGCTGACGTCGCGTGCCGGATGTCACGGGCGCGCGGCGTCACCCGGGCTCGCGGGTCCTTGCTATACGCAGGACCCGCACAGCCATGATTGATTACAACCCCAAGGACTGGTTCACCTTCATCTTCCGGTTCCACCAGGCGGACACCGTCCGGAAGCTGTTCCCGATGCTCATCGCCATCAGCGTGTACTCGGCGCTGGTGGCGTGGCTGGAGCAGGCGGTCTGGAAGCTGCCGGACGACAGCCGCGTGAAGAACATCTCAGTGCTGCACAGCCTGCTGGGGTTCGTCCTCTCGCTGCTCCTCGCCTTCCGCTCCAACAGTGCGTACGACCGGTGGTGGGAGGGACGGAAGCTGTGGGGCTCGCTGGTGAACAGCAGCCGGAACTTCGCCCTGAAGCTGCACGCCCTCCTGCCCGCGGAGGACGTGGAGAGCCGGCGGTTGTTCCGGGCGATGATTCCCAACTACGCCTTCGCCCTGAAGAACCACCTCCAGGGAAAGCACCGTCCGGAGGAGCTGGTGGCGGCAGGCGGCTTCGAGCTCCACCAGGTGGACCCGGCGAAGCACGTGCCGAACCAACTGGCTTCCGTGCTCGTCCAGAAGACCTACGCGCTGCAGCGGCAGGGCGTGCTGACGGGGGAGCAATTGCTGTCGGTGAACGCGGAGCTCCAGTCGTTCACGGATGTCTGTGGCGCGTGTGAGCGCATCCTCAGCACTCCGGTTCCGTTCTCGTACTCGGTGTTCCTGAAGAAGTTCATCTTCTTCTACGTGATGACGCTGCCGTTCGGCCTGGCCTTCAGCCTGGGCTATTACGTCATCCTCGCGGTGGCCTTCACGTTCTACGTCCTCGCGTCGCTGGAGCTCATCGCGGAGGAAATCGAGAACCCGTTCGGCACGGATGCCAACGACCTGCCCACCGACCGCATCAGCGCCAACATCCGCCGGCACGTCGAGGAAATCCTCTGAGGCTTCACCTGTCCTCCGGTGTCAGGAAGTCGGAGTTGCACCGCGTCCGCGTCGCCGAGGAGGGATGACCACATGGCGGCACCGGAGTTCGACAGGGTGGAGAGTCCGAGGCTCGTGTTGAGGCGGCTGCGCGCGGAGGACCTGGACGCGCTGGTGGCCTACCGGAGCGATTCCGAGGTGGCGCGGTACCAGAGCTGGAGCGACTACGACGCCGAGCGGGGACGGAAGCTCATCGAGTCGATGCAGGGACGCCAACCCGGTGAGCCCGGCTGGTTCCAGTTCGCGATTGCCCTGAAGGACACGGACGCGCTGATTGGCGACTGCGCGCTGCGGACGGACGAGTACGACGCTCGCCTGGGCGAGATTGGCTTCACGCTGGCCCGGGAGCACCAGGGGCGGGGACTGGGCACGGAGGCGGTGAAGGCGCTGCTGGGCTACGTGTTCGGCGCGTTGAACCTGCACCGGGTCATCGCCGTGACGGACGCGAAGAACACCGCCGCCGCCACCGTGCTGGAGCGCGTGGGGATGCGCCGCGAGGGGCACTTCATCGAGAACATCTTCTTCAAGGGCGCCTGGGGGGATGAGTTCCTGTACGCGCTGCTCGGACGGGAGTGGGTGTGGCAGACCTCAAGAATCGCGTCCTCGAAGTAGTTGAACGGACGCGGATGATCTGGAGGCAGAGACCATCCGAGTAGTGCTCGACAACCGCTCCACGCACAGCCCCAAGCACGCCAGTGGGTTGAACATGGTGGAGATTGAAATCGGCATGCTGAACCGCCAATGCCCGGACAGGCGAATCGCCAACAAGGCCATCCTGAGGCGGGAGGTGGCCCGCTGGGAGCGGATGCGCAACAAACTCCCTGTGCCGAGCTACTGGTACTCTGGGTTCTCTGGAATGTGGACCCACCTGCCGTTGAGCGCCAGGAACAGCAAGGAATCCCGCTCGCCGGCCGACTCCAGGTCCAGCTCACAGAACCAGAGGTCCTGCTTCAGGCCCAGGAGTTCGACACGGCTGATGAAGAGTTCCTGTAGGTCATGGAGTCTGGCTTTCGCGAAACGCATGGGGATCAGACCGCAGCGCGGGAGTGAAGGGACTTTCATCATCGAACGCGCCAGGGCGAGCCCCTCGCGAGCCATGGGCCCGGATTCAGTGGGCGAGGGCTCCAGATTGGCCAGACCCTCCTGGTAATTCGCCCAGAGGCTTCCGGGCACCTTCTCGACGAAGACGGCACGGAAGTCCTCCTCTGTCGCGGCGAACCGGCGCGCGAACTGCCTCTGAGGATCCATCCCAAGCGTGAGAAGCTCGGCCTGCACCGCCGCCCAGAGGCCAGGCTCCGTGCACATCAGGTCCTCGGCACGGACCTCCGCCTGGCTCTTCGTCATGAGCCGCTGGGCGGCACACCCACAGGTTGGCATGACGTTCCAGGTCAGGCTGACCTCCGTGTTCCCCTCCCCCTTCATCAGGGTGTCCTGGATTCGATCAAATGGAATCCCCTTGGAGACGCCGTCCTTCCCCTCGCTCGCGGTGCTGATTCCAATGACGGTATTCACGTAGTCGATGATGGGGGCTCCGGAGCCCCCGCGGATGGTCCCCAGCCCCTGGAACAGGAGCCTTCCGGCCTCATCACTCCGCACCCAGCTTCCCCAGAGGGGCTCGAAGAGCGCGCGGGGCAGGCCCAGCATCATCCGGGACGCTGGCCTGAGCATGTCCGTACACCCCACCGCCACGGAGTAGGACGCCGGGGCCTCGCCGACCGGCACCACGACCATCGCGGTATCATCCCCGGCATCGAACAGCCCGAGCGGCAGGGCCATTCTCGGACCGCCGACATCCCACTGGGAGCGCACCTGGATGCGGGCAGCGGGCTGCCCATCCGGCCGCCGCACGAGGTGGTTGGCCGTGACGACGAGCAATCCCTTCTCGATGCACGCAAGGCGGATCGCCGCTGGGCCCGAGCGAGGCTGTTCCGAATCACAGCCCTCCCCGCTGAGCTGGCCCACAATCAGGCCATGACCGTGCTCGGCTCCGCCGTCGCGATGCTGTGCGTCGATCTCCACGACGAACTCCCACCAATGCCGCACGGGAGGCCCTTCTTCGTCCGCCCGGGCCTGGGAGGTTGGCACCAGCGCGGCGACCAACAGGATGAAGCACCTCAATCGGTCGGCAGCCATATCCACCTCCCGTTCACCAGTACGAACAACGCAAGGGTGTTGTCATCGGGAAGCACGGTGACCTCGCAGGCCACCGCCTCCCGGCTCTTCTCGAAGTGATACGGAGACTCCGGGTCGCCCGCGAGCTCGTTGAGCGAAAAGCACCAGGTCAGGACATCCATCCTACCTAGCGAAGGCCCTTCGTACCGTCCCTCCCCGACTTCGGCGACCTTCTCGTACAGCACGGCCTTGATGGCCTGGAAGGCTTCCGGCCCGAAAAGCCAGAGCAGCTCCGCATCCGAGGGCGCGAACGCGCGATGTATCTCGCTCCAGCTCCGCCCCGGCACGAACTGCTCGGCGATGAGGGAGCGCAGCCTCCTGCTCTCGGGCTGGGGCGCGAGCCGATCCCAGAGACAGCCTGCCTGCGGCATCATCGCGGGGGAGATTCCGTGCTTCGCCAGGAGCAGCATCAGGCCTTCAATCGAGGCCACCTGGAGGACGGGGGCCTCCCCCTCCGCGGGGAGGCCCACGACGAGCCCGGCGATGACGTCGCCCAGGAGCACGGGCGCGCCCAGGAGCTCTCCGGCCTCGGTGGGGCGGAACGCCATGCGGAGCTGTGCACGGCCCTTCTCGAACGGACGGATGAACATGCCTGGGATTGTCTCCAGCTCGCCGGTCCGGGAGCTCCGGCGAAATACCGTCGCGCGCGCTCCGGCCTCGACCAGTTGCTCGCACCCATGAGTGGGCGGCTCCCCTCCCAGGCTGCCCTCCACGAACAGGAGGCCCAGGTTCCGGTCGTGGTCGCGGAACTCCAGCAGGCTCGCGGGCACGGGTTCCATGAAGCCGGCCCGCGCGACGCGGAGC contains these protein-coding regions:
- a CDS encoding bestrophin family protein; the encoded protein is MIDYNPKDWFTFIFRFHQADTVRKLFPMLIAISVYSALVAWLEQAVWKLPDDSRVKNISVLHSLLGFVLSLLLAFRSNSAYDRWWEGRKLWGSLVNSSRNFALKLHALLPAEDVESRRLFRAMIPNYAFALKNHLQGKHRPEELVAAGGFELHQVDPAKHVPNQLASVLVQKTYALQRQGVLTGEQLLSVNAELQSFTDVCGACERILSTPVPFSYSVFLKKFIFFYVMTLPFGLAFSLGYYVILAVAFTFYVLASLELIAEEIENPFGTDANDLPTDRISANIRRHVEEIL
- a CDS encoding GNAT family N-acetyltransferase, with protein sequence MAAPEFDRVESPRLVLRRLRAEDLDALVAYRSDSEVARYQSWSDYDAERGRKLIESMQGRQPGEPGWFQFAIALKDTDALIGDCALRTDEYDARLGEIGFTLAREHQGRGLGTEAVKALLGYVFGALNLHRVIAVTDAKNTAAATVLERVGMRREGHFIENIFFKGAWGDEFLYALLGREWVWQTSRIASSK